The DNA region ATGCCAAGAATGGCTGCGATGGAATAATACCATGTCTCCAGTTGTCCAGCATGATCCTCATAGATGATCCATAACAGGGCCAAGCATAACAGTAAAAAGAGAAGACATAGGGCTCCTTTCCATAGAGCTGTGAAACGGCGGTAACCAATCTGCGGATGCTTAAGCTCCGACTCCGAAGATTTATATAATTCAGGTTTCATAAGTACAACTCCTTATTATCATTTCCCAGAAAATATACCAAACATGCCGCCTGCATCGCAGAGCGGCATGTTCAACGTAGACGCGGCGAGATGGGCCAGGTGAGTACACAGGACAGCGCTGAACCTCGTGGACTGACCTCTTGAATTAAACCTCACTTGGTTCGATCCGCTAATGCTCTAACCGGAGATAGCTGAATCATTACCGACCTCACGCGCATGGGTGTAGAGATCGGCATATACTCCTTCTGCATCGATCAGCTTCTGATGTGAGCCTTCCTCGACAATCTCACCATTCTCCATAACGAGAATCCGATCCGCATGCATGACCGTAGATAGACGATGCGCAATAACAATCGTTGTTCTTCCTTGTGAGACGGATTCCAGCGCCTGTTGTACCAATTGTTCTGTATGTGAATCCAGATTCGCGGTTGCTTCATCCAGGATGAGCACTCGGGGCTGAAAGACCACGATCCGGGCAAACGATATCAGTTGACGCTCTCCGGCGGACAGACCACTTCCGCGTTCGGAAAGCCGTGTATCATAGCCTTGCGGCAAACGTGAAATCATGGCATGTGCTCCGACGAATCGGCAGGCCTGAATGGCCTGCTCTCTTGTAATATCCTCACGGAACATTCGTACGTTGTCAATGATGGAGCCCGAGAAGAGGAACGGTTCCTGTTGGATCAGACCAACAATGCGATGGAGACTGGCCTGTGGGAAATGACGGATATCTGTGCCATCAATCTCAATGCTGCCCCCATTCACATCGTAGAAGCGGTTGAGCAGGGAGATCAGTGTACTTTTTCCAGCCCCTGTAGTCCCCACAATGCCCACCATTTCACCCGGATAGAGATGCAGATTCATATGCTGAATCAGAGGGCGATCTGGCCGATAGCCGAACGATACATTATTAAAATCAATCTGGCCCATCACGTTGCGTGGTTCAAGTGTGGAGGCGATCCCGGGTTTCGGGTCAGCGACTTCCGGACGGGTACTCAGAATGTTCCAGATCCGATCCATGGATACGGTGGTCGACTGGAATGTGTTCCACTGCATGGTGATCTGGTTAATCGGCTGGAAAAACTGACGGATATAACTGATAAATGCATAAAGTACACCCACCTGCAGCGATTCACCCAGCACGGCACGCCCCCCAAGCCACACCATCATGACGAGGGCGGCATTACCGAGAATATCAAACGTTCGGTTGAAAATAACGTTGGAACGGGCCTGTGCGATATTGGCCTTTAGGTGAAGTGTGTTCTGCTCCTTGAATCTTTTTTTCTGTTCTTCTTCCTGATGGAAAGCCTGGATCAAAAACATGCCGGACAGGTTCTCTGCCGTGAACGCAATCAGACGTGAGAGGCGAGTGCGGGCATTCTGATAAGCTCTGCGCAGTCGACTTCGGAACAATACGGCCACAATGGCGATTACAGGCAAGACGATGAGAGAATACCCTGCAAGTACTGGATCGAGCTGGAACATAAACACGATAATGAGCACCAGCATCATGCCATCCCGGATGAGACTAAGCAGCACCTGGGTGAAGAAACTGCTGATCGTCTCCGTATCACTGGATACATTCGTAACCAGACTGCCGATATGGAACCGGTCGAAGAAAGACATCGACATTTTGGAGATATGCTTGAACAGGTCCTTACGAATGCGAGAGACGATATTCTGACCGACATGCTGCAGCAGATTGTTCTGTACATAGGTGAAAATAAAGCTGATCACTGCCAGCCCCAAAAAGACAGCTGCCAACTCGACAAGGAAGCCTACACTGGTCTGGCCAATCGCCAGATGATCATCGATGGCGATCTTCACCAGATAAGGCTGGAGCAGATCTGCGGAAATACCAAGCAGGGAGCAGAGAAAGATACCCGCAAAAGCCCATTTATGGGGTTTGGCGTAGGACATCATCGCTTTGAATGAAGTACGCTTACTCTGGTCTGCGCCTGCATCGGAACCGGAGCGGTGTCCTGGAGGTGCTTGCGCGCCCGCATCTGAACGAACTTCAGCGTTACGGTCAGTCATGATGTAATCCCTCCTCCTGCAAACGGTAGGTTGCAGCATATAACCCTTTGGCAGCCATCAGCCCTGCATGTGTTCCCTGTTCGGCAATTCGCCCTTCGTCGAGAACGATAATTTCGTCGGCATGACGGACTGCACTGATTCGGTGAGAGATAATTAGCGTTGTTTTGCCTTTGCCAATCTCACGCAGGCTGCGCAGAATGCCACTTTCGGTGACGGCATCCACTGCACTCATGCTGTCATCCAGAACGAGCACCTGTGCTTTTTTGATCAACCCCCGGGCCAGACTTGTACGCTGACGCTGACCACCAGATAATGTAAGTCCACGTTCGCCCAGCAACGTATCGAACTGATCGGGGAACCGGATAATGTTTTCGTATATCATCGCTTGTCGTGCACTGTGCTCTACCGTGTCGAGCGGAACCTCGCGGTCGCTAAAAGCGATGTTGTCACGAATGGTCGTACTGAACAGAAATCCGTCCTGTGGCACATAGGCAATACGAGATCTCAGACTCTCCAGCGAAAGATGCCGAATATCAGTGTTGTTAATACGGATGGTGCCTTCAGGCGGTTCGTATGTACGCAGCAGCAATTTCACGAAGGTGCTTTTACCAGAACCTGTTTTGCCCACAATGCCCACGGTTCGTCCTGCCTGGATATTCAAATTGATGTTTTTGAGCGCAGGGGTTGAACTGCCGGGATAAGAGAAGGACAGGTTCTCAATCGTAATGTCGTTCACGGTTTTAAGACTTGTTGCATGGGGAAGTTCGCGTACATCAGGCACTTCCGTCAACAAATCATTAACCCGCTCCAATGATGCTCCAGAACGCTGCATGGTATTAATCACATTACCAATTTGTTGTAGCGGTCCCATGATGATTCGCAAATATAACGTCAATGCAACAAAGCTTCCGAGTGTAATGGAGTTCTGCATTGTCAAAATCCCGCCAACAAGCAGCGAAACAACTAGTGAAATGGCACCCAGCAGCGGTAGCAGGGCCTGAAATAGAGAGGACAGACGGACGAGCCGCAGCTGTTTGCTTTTGATTGCATCTACTGTGAACCCAAATCGTTCACGGGCACTGTCTTCAATGGCAAATGTTTTGGTTACACGGATGCCTCCCAACTGCTCTTCTGCGGATTCTGTCATCGTTGCAAGAGCATCCTGCACATCACGAGAGCGCTTGCGAATTCGCGGACCGAAAAAAACGACCAGAAACGGAATAGCCAGCAAAGGCATAATACTGATCAGAATAAGTTTCATCGGGATTCCGCTGAGCAGCATCATCACAATGCAGGATAATAACAGAAAGGTTGCATTGGTCATCATGGTTACGCCATTGGAGATGGCTTCACGTACGGAAGTGACATCATTCATGACGTAACTGAGCAGTTTCCCATTTCCCTGTTTGGAGAAATAGTGCTCACTCAGTTCGGAGAATTTGGCGAAAATGCGCTCGCGTGTCATGAATTCGAAGCGTCGTCCAAGCTTCATGATCATGAATTGCCCGGTACCGAATAACAGATTATAAGCGATGGCTATGGCTAAAAGCGAAAGACTATACCGAATGACCGTATTCATTTGAAGTGTGTGTTGCATGAGCTGATCCGTGAAGCTGCCCAGAATTCGGGGCAAGGATGCCTGACCCACATTGGAGACAATAATCAGTAGTACAGCGAACAGGTATACGGGCCAATTGGCAATGACATAGCCTCGTAGTAATCCTTTCTTGGACATAAGATTGGTTCTCCTTTGTTGAGGGGGATGAAAGTTAGTTCGCAAGCGGAGTCAAGAAAAGGGCCGACACCTGTGAATTAGCGCGTCGTGCCCTCTTACTTTATGCAATCCGGTTTGCTGTTTATCCGTCATTCAATAGAATTTCTCTATTCTTATTTTTGCGCTAAATGATAAGGTTGTCAACGAATCAAGTAAGCATCATGGAAGAAGACAGATCAGCGCCCGTAGCGAAAGGGCTGTATGCGGTATTTCCTTCATTTATTCACCAGATGTCGATTTTACTGAAACATTTCCGATGGGTCTCCCGTCTGTAGGGTTGAAAAGGTCAAAAATTGGATTTACTAACTATGGAGGTGCCAAGAAATGAAACATAAAAAAGGATTGGCTGCAACGCTTGCGCTCTGCGTGTCTTTGACGGCGGGAGGTGCATCGGTACTCGCTTTTTCGGATGTAAAAGATGAAGGGCAAAAAACAATTGTAGACTCGTTGCAATCAAAGGGCATTGTTAACGGAGTAACGGCGGATTTGTTCCGTCCGGATGTCGCATTGTCCGAGCCACAGGGTGTTCAGCTGATCGTGAAAGCGTTTGGTCTGAAAAATGAATACGCTGCCGCTTCGGCACAAAATAAAATAAGCCCTGACACGTGGTATGCTGATGCTGTTCAGGCTGCCACTCAAAATGGACTCTCCATTCCGGTGGAATTGAACCCACAGGGCAAAATGACGCGTGAGCAGTTTGCCATTTTGCTCCTTGAAGGGATTGACACAACCGGAGAATATCCGGTGATCATGCTGTATAATGATATTAAAGACGAAAAAAAAATCGGTAAGGACGCCAAATCTGCGGTCCAGAACCTGCTGAACATGGACATCATCGAACTGGATAAGGACGGTAACTTCCGTCCAGATCAGTCGCTTACCCGTATGGAGGCTGCAAGCATGATCTTCAATGCACTTGAGTTTGTAGATAAGCATGGCAATGGCGGATCGACAGAACCGGCTCCAACGAATCCGGGCGAAGGGCAACAGGGGATTGTACCTACGGTTACATCAACCAAAGTGGATGACAAAACGGTGAAAGTCAAACTGACTGCGCAAATGCCACATCCTGGTTATGGATTGAAGATTGAAGATGTGAAACTGGAGAAGGATGGACGTGCCATCGTGCTGTATACGATCACCCAGCCTGATCCGGATATGATGTATCCAATGGTGATTACCGATGTAACTGCGGAGACAGATATTCCAACAGGGTACACTGCAGAAGCACAGCCTTCGGGAAAATAAGCAAGCCTTGCCAGCGCGCTTCGATCCTTGATCGGAGCGCGCTTTTTTTTGTTTTTTCAGAAACTGATGATCGTTATGAAGCAAGTTGCTAGGAAGATCACCTGTCTTTAAGTCCGAATTGTTTGTAGTACGACTGAAATGCACTGATTTCGTATATTATACATGTCATATTTTATGACTCTTTAATAATTCAAAAGGTGGATTCAAGCTATAAATGTTATATTAAATGTCATTTAAGCTGTCGTTTATAAGATGTAAATCAATATCTATATAGGCGATAAAGCCGCTTCGTGTTAACGGAGCGGCTTTTTTCTGGCCTAATCCGAAAATTATCATTCATTCCAGACCCTTAATTCATGAACAAAATCAACATATAAGAGTTAGTTTATCCAGTGTTTATCTGCGTTTATGTGCCTTCTAGCCAAGGATAAAAACGACATATTTACCGAGCGGGGAAGAAACTCATAGAATAAGGCCAAGCCATAAGCGAGCTTGAAGCAGGTGATAAATATATGGTAGATAATATTACATTTATGTGATTGAATTAAATCTATCCTTATTACTTTTTCTAAGCATCAAGAGAGAAGGAAGACAAATGCATAAGTAAGGAGGAGAAACACAGCAGCAATGAAGAGTAACTTCTATTACATTCAAGATGGCGATGCGCAGAGCGTGCTAAGACCTTGCGACCTGTATGACCGATGTGAACCAGAATACGACCTGCAAACGTGGTATACCTCTTTCCTAAACATATGTGGGTTTTGACTTTAAGGTCTGTTTCTCAACTTTCGTTCAGATCTGACAACTCTCAAGTTCATCCGAAGCTGCTCAAAATTACAACTTCATGAGGGGAACGGGTCAAATTCCACATGTTTTACTTCTCCAAAATGACAATGACAAGCTGGAACCAAAAGTATAAACCCTCGTTGTAACAGTACTTTCCGTGTTTTTAAGAGCGAAGATCGAAATAGCATATTTACGAATCCAGAAATGATTCATAAACTCAGTATGTAAGCGTTACCAAATGGAGAGGGAGCAAAAGCCTCCCATGATCGAAATGTGGTCCGGGACTCATTCCTTACATTTGAACAGGAGTGTTTCACTCTTCTTACAAAACGGACGGATTTTCATTTAGAAAAGGAGGAAACAACTGATGCAGCCAGAAGGGAAGTCCGCCTTGTCGCAAAACTTATCGGTGCACACGATTCCGAACAGCAAGAAAAATAAATTAGGGAGAAGGATGATCCGAAACTGGGAGTTGTATCTGTTTATCGCGCCAGCATTTCTATACTTTCTGATTTTCCACTACGGGCCGATGTACGGTATACAAATCGCATTCAAAAACTTTATCCCGACGCTTGGTGTCACGGGAAGCCCGTGGGTCGGGTTCGATCATTTCATCCGTTTCTTCAATTCTTATTATTTTTGGGATCTACTATGGAATACCCTTAGCATTAGCTTGTATGAGCTGGCTATAGGTTTTCCGTTGCCGATCATTCTTGCGTTAGCTTTCAATGAAGTCAAGGATTCATTCTTCAAGCGTACCGTACAGACCGTCACGTATGCACCACATTTCATTTCAGTCGTCGTGATGTCGGGTATGATCATTACCTTCTTGTCGCCTTCGTCAGGCATGATTGTCAATTTGGTGGAGGCTCTTGGATTCCAGTCCCCTCAATTCCTGACGGACCCTGCGTGGTTCAAGACGGTGTACGTGTTGTCGGGTGTCTGGCAGAGTGCAGGCTGGGGGACCATTATATACCTTGCCGCCCTTTCGGGTGTGGACCCGCAACTGCATGAAGCTGCTGTGGTGGATGGTGCGAGCCGGTTTAAACGGATCCTCCATATTAACATTCCAGCGATCATCCCTACGATCACCATTTTGTTAATTCTGAACATGGGCAGTATTTTAGGCGTCGGATTCGAGAAAATCTTGCTGCTGCAAAATCCGTTGAACATGGGATCATCGGATGTCATCTCGACATTTGTCTATCGGTCGGGTCTGGTCGATGCGCAATACAGTTTCTCCACAGCTGTAGGATTATTCAACTCCGTAGTTAATGCGATTCTGCTGATTACGGTGAACCAAATTGCACGTCGCACCAGTGAAAACAGCTTGTGGTAAAAGGAGGGGAAAACATATGTCAACCGCGGTTAAGGAAAGCAGAAGCGATAAAGTATTCTTATGGTGCAACTACATCTATCTAACGATAGCGCTCGTCATTGTGCTTTACCCGCTGTTATACATCATTAGCGCCTCAATCAGTGATCCCAAATTTGTAAGCTCCGGTGAGATGTGGCTGCTACCCAAAGGGATTACGTTTGAAGGTTATGCCCGTGTGTTTGAGAACACCAACATCTGGATTGGGTACAAAAATACGATCATCTATACTGTCGTCGGTACACTCGTCAACCTGATGGTCACTCTTCCGGCAGCCTACGCGCTCAGCCGCTCTGATTTTGTAGGACGTGGATTCTTCATGGCGATGTTTATGGTCACGATGTTTTTCAGCGGAGGGCTTGTCCCGAGCTACTTGCTGGTTAAGGATCTTGGTATGGTGAACAGCATTTGGGCGCTTATTCTGCCGGGAGCTGCCTCCATCTGGAATATTATCGTGTGCCGTACGTTTTTCCAATCGACCATTCCCAGGGAGCTGCAGGAAGCGGCCCATATTGATGGGTGTACCAATACCCGGTTATTCATTCGAATTGTGCTTCCGCTCTCCATGCCGATCATTGCCGTGATGGCGCTTTTCTACGGTGTCGGACACTGGAACAGCTATTTCAGTGCGATGATCTATTTAAATGATTCCTCGAAGTATCCACTGCAGCTCTTTCTGCGCCAAATTCTGGTACTTCAGGAGATGGCAGCACAGGGCGGGGGAGCTATCGATACCTCTTCAGCAACAGCGATGAATTCCAAAGCGGAAATTGCTGCGCTGGTCAAATATGCCGTCATTATTGTTTCAACTTTACCTGTGATTGCCATTTATCCATTTCTTCAGCGTTACTTTGTGCAGGGTGTTATGATCGGTTCCGTTAAGGGATGATCTTAAACCATAATCCACACTAAAAAAGGGGAGTTGTCGTCATGAAAAAGCTTCGCAAGGCTTCATCCATTGTACTCTGCCTCACCCTATCCGCAGCATTGCTTGCAGCTTGTGGTTCCAAGGAAGATGGAGGTTCTGCGACTTCAAATGTCGAAGGGGTCAAGAAAGAAGGATTCCCGATTGTGGACAAACCACTTACGTTAAAGGTCATGTCCCAGGATGCGGGCGTAGCCGACTGGAACACGATGCCAGTCCTGCAAGAGATGGAGAAATTGTCAGGCATCAAGCTGGAATACCAGCTTTCGCCGATCGACAGCTTTGAAACAAAGAAGAACCTGGTATTCGCGAGCGGCGATTTACCGGATATGTTCTATGCTGCGGATCTCAAGCCAGCTGAGCAGGTTACTTATGGGACTCAAGGCATTCTGATCCCGCTGGAAAAATACATTGATGAGGGCTACGCCCCTAACATTAAAAAGATTCTCGACGAAAACCCGGATGTTCGCAAATCATTTACAACGCCTGACGGACATATGTATGCACTGCCATTTATCGATACGGCTGCCGTGTGGTACAGAGGCCCGATGTGGTATAACGGGGAATTCCTAAAAGCACTTAAGGTAGAGGAACCTAAGACTACGGAAGAATTATATACGTACCTGAAGCGTGTTAAGGAAGAAGACCCTAACGGCAACGGACAACAAGATGAAATTCCGCTTACTTCTGTAAAACTGGATGATCTTCGTATGTACTTCTTCGGCTTCTGGGGCATGTACAACGAAGGAATCTACGCGGATAAGGACGGAAAAGTTCACTATCCCTATCAAGAAGAAGGTTATAAAGGTTATCTGACGTTTATGAACCGCTTGTGGAAAGAAGATTTGCTGGATCATGAGACCTTCTCCCAAACAGGCGATCAGAAAAAGGCAAAAGGCGAAAGCAACAAGCTTGCGCTGTTCAATGATTACCATCCATACTTCACACTCGGTGGCGAGCCTAGCACGAAACATCCGCTGATGACACCAGTAAAGAGTGAGATCGCAGACTCACCTGTATACGGTAAACACCCGGGCATATCGGCACGTGGTACCTTTGCGATTACTAGCAGCAACCCGTCTCCTGAGGCAACCATGCGTTGGATCGATTATTTGTACAGCTATGATGGGGCGACCCTGTTCAATCAAGGACCTGAAGGTGTGCTGTGGAAATTCAAAGATAAGGAAAATCTCGTAAAAGAATGGCTGCCAGTTCCTGGCGGTGGGGATCGTGAGGAATATCGCGGTAAAATCACACCGAACTATGGCATTTTGACACCGGGCATTAATGATCCGGATATAGCGAAAGGTCTTCGCACTGAATTTGACGAATGGCTTGACCAGCAAAATCAAGAGAAGTTGGTGCCTATCGGAAAATCACCATTCCCTAACGTTTATTTGACTAATGAAGAGCAAAGCGAAGCGACCGCTTTATTATCTGATCTGGATACGTACGTCAAGCAGATGGAAGCGAAGTTCGTAACAGGCCAAGAGCCGCTTGAGAACTGGGATAAGTATATTGCGCAGATCAAAAAAATGGGTAGCGACCGTATCGTCGAACTGTATCAAGGGGCATACGACCGCTGGAATTCCGGTAAATAAAAAAAGTCCTATCGAAACACATCCATGGAGACAGATCGGGTTTACGGATTTTACACTCACATAGAAAGACTTCGGAAAGAGGTGTGAACAAGGATGCAGAAATGGTTCGAAGAGGCCAAGCTGGGAATATTCATCCACTATGGCATCTATGCTGTGGACGGCGTTGCGGAATCGTGGTCCTTCTATAATGGAAGGATCTCGTACGAAGAATACATGAAGCAACTGGACGGTTTTACGGCATCGGAATTTAACGCGGAGAAATGGGCGGACTTGATTGAGAAATCAGGAGCCCGGTATGCCGTGCTGACAACGAAGCATCATGATGGTGTTGCTCTGTGGGATACGCAATATAGTGACCTCAATGTCGTCAAACAGACACCAGCGAATCGGGACATCGTGAGGGAATATGCGGAAGCGATTCGGGAGAAGGGCATCCATTTGGGAATGTATTTCTCGCTAATTGATTGGTCGCACCCGGATTATCCTAGCGTGTATGAAGGTGGAAAGGTACCGGAGGATCTCAGCAGTGTCAATCGGCATTCAAGCCCTGTGGATGGTGTTGAGGATCAGCAGAAATGGAAAAAATTCCTTGAGTTCAATAACCACCAGCTGCGGGAGATCATGACGAATTACGGTAAGGTGGACCTGCTGTGGTTCGATGGGGACTGGGAACGGAGTGCCGAGCAGTGGAATCTGCCAGAGTTCAAGCATTACCTGCAATCTTTTAACCCGGATGTCATCATCAACTCCCGCCTTCAAGGTTATGGGGACTATAAGACGCCGGAGCAAGGTATTCCGATCACAAGACCGGAGGGACCATGGGAATTCTGTACCACGATCAACACCTCATGGGGTTATGTACCAACAGACGATAAATATAAATCCCTAAATCAAATCATTCGAATGTTCTGTGACTGTATTTCGATGGGTGGCAATATGCTGCTGGATATCGGTCCACGCGAGGATGGCACCATCGATAAGAGGCAGGAGGATATCCTGCTTGGTCTCGGAGCATGGATTCGTACCCATGAAGAAGCTGTATTCGGAACGGGTGAAGGCATTATGTCTCGCTATTATCTGGGTGGGAGCACCGTATCCGAGGACAGAAAGACGTTGTATCTGTTTGTTTATGACGAGCCAAAAGAGAATGTATGCATCAAGGGACTATGCAATAAGATCAAGAAGATTACTGTGCTGCATTCGGGCAAAGAACTTAACCATGAGATTCATGGGGGCGTGCCTTGGTTCAATATCCCGGGGACAACGTGGATCCAAATGACCCCTGAGGACACACATGAGCAGGTGACGGTTCTTAAGCTCGAATTCGACGAGGAACTGGAAATGTACGGCGGTTCAGGAGCCGTTGTTACTCATAACTAACATTACGGGAGGGTATGCACCTATAGATGCATGCCCTCCCTCATGAAGCGGAGAGAGAGCGATATGAACCAAAGTGGAGTACCTGAGCCGAAGATTGAGTATGCTCCCAAACATTATATATGCAAGCGTGCGCAGGAACCGCTGATGCTGGACGGCCGCGTAGATAAGGCATTCTGGGATGCAGCCGATTGGACGGATGATTTCGTTGATATCGAAGGCGATCTTCGTCCGAAACCCGGAAAACAGACTCGGGTAAAAATGCTGTGGGACGACGACTATTTCTACTTTGCTGCCGAACTGATTGAAGATCAGATATGGGCTACGTTGACCGAGCGGGATTCTGTTATTTTCTATGACAATGATTTTGAGATTTTTATCGACCCCGACGGGGATACCCACCAATATTATGAGTTCGAGATAAATGCGCTCAATACGGTATGGGACCTGTTATTGGTGAAGCCATATCGGGATGGTGGACCTCCGGTCAACGGTTGGGATATCAGCGGTCTTAAGACAGCTGTACATATTGATGGGGAGCTGAACACACCTGGCGCCGATAACCGAAAATGGAGCGTTGAGGTGGCAATTCCCTGGACCAGCCTGAAGGAATGTGCCGAAGGCAATCGTCCGCCTGTACCGGGCGAGTTCTGGCGTGTCAACTTCTCGCGGGTGGAATGGCAGACTGAAGTGCAGGATGGGGAGTACCGCAAGGTGCTGAATCCGGATACAGGCAAACCTTATCCGGAGGACAACTGGGTCTGGTCGCCCATGGGTATTATTAACATGCATTATCCGGAGCTATGGGGATATGTCGTATTTTCGGATGACGGAACGGATCAGTCCTTTGAGCTGCCGGAAGACGAACGAATCAAATGGGAGCTTCGCAGACTCTATTACCGTGAACGCAATTATTTTGAAGCCCATGGTGAATTTACACAGGATGTGAAGTTACTCATGGGTGAAGAAACATTCATTTGTCAGCCTGTAATTGAAACGACCCGTAGCCTATTCCAGATTAGTACGCCTTCCTCGGACGGCACCACCTTAATCTGCATTCGGGAAGACGGAAAGCTATGGAAGGAGTGAGCCACCT from Paenibacillus sp. JNUCC-31 includes:
- a CDS encoding carbohydrate-binding family 9-like protein; the protein is MNQSGVPEPKIEYAPKHYICKRAQEPLMLDGRVDKAFWDAADWTDDFVDIEGDLRPKPGKQTRVKMLWDDDYFYFAAELIEDQIWATLTERDSVIFYDNDFEIFIDPDGDTHQYYEFEINALNTVWDLLLVKPYRDGGPPVNGWDISGLKTAVHIDGELNTPGADNRKWSVEVAIPWTSLKECAEGNRPPVPGEFWRVNFSRVEWQTEVQDGEYRKVLNPDTGKPYPEDNWVWSPMGIINMHYPELWGYVVFSDDGTDQSFELPEDERIKWELRRLYYRERNYFEAHGEFTQDVKLLMGEETFICQPVIETTRSLFQISTPSSDGTTLICIREDGKLWKE